From Arachis stenosperma cultivar V10309 chromosome 2, arast.V10309.gnm1.PFL2, whole genome shotgun sequence, one genomic window encodes:
- the LOC130963030 gene encoding uncharacterized protein LOC130963030, which yields MSNVPVSGVSGSHVSQQNFSHAINTGNNSASNSTTSTVTRVENSRPVFPDMSRAMPVNQPSQTVGSLANIRQQMDESHHDLVNMLTHQMVTVLNPLLENTNTRIEQLNRQVNRIATVVNLEENDNQGLRFDNVNQNGGAIPNYDVHMPRHGQNADDMLERLRQNNLGGHYNLARNVEQVLNRLGFNVGCLNRPYFVSAFPECVQQAELPRGWKIPKSLTKFSGEENESTVEHIARYTVEIGEAASNEYLKMRYFPSSLTKNAFIWFSNLRPNSIHSWAQLEKNFHDQFF from the coding sequence ATGTCAAATGTACCTGTTTCTGGGGTGTCAGGTTCACACGTATCACAACAAAATTTTTCACATGCTATTAATACAGGAAATAACAGTGCATCTAATTCTACTACGTCCACTGTCACTAGGGTAGAAAATTCCAGACCTGTATTTCCTGACATGTCAAGAGCAATGCCTGTTAACCAACCTAGTCAAACTGTGGGATCTTTAGCAAATATTAGGCAACAGATGGATGAAAGCCACCATGATCTAGTAAACATGTTAACTCATCAAATGGTGACAGTTTTAAATCCTCTTTTAGAAAACACAAACACTAGAATTGAACAATTAAATAGGCAAGTCAATAGGATTGCTACTGTGGTAAATTTAGAAGAAAATGATAATCAGGGTTTAAGATTTGATAATGTCAATCAAAATGGTGGAGCAATTCCTAATTATGATGTCCATATGCCTAGACATGGTCAAAATGCTGATGATATGTTAGAAAGACTTAGGCAAAACAACTTAGGGGGGCATTATAATCTAGCAAGAAATGTTGAACAAGTTTTAAACCGTTTGGGATTTAATGTTGGTTGCTTAAATAGGCCATATTTTGTGTCTGCTTTTCCTGAATGTgtccaacaagcagagctcccAAGGGGTTGGAAAATTCCAAAATCTCTTACAAAATTTTCTGGAGAAGAAAATGAGTCTACAGTAGAGCATATTGCTCGATATACTGTTGAAATTGGGGAAGCAGCTTCTAATGAATATCTCAAGATGAGATACTTTCCTTCTTCTTTAACAAAAAATGCATTTATATGGTTCTCCAATTTGAGACCAAATTCTATTCATTCTTGGGCGCagttagaaaaaaattttcatgaTCAATTTTTCTGA
- the LOC130960501 gene encoding uncharacterized protein LOC130960501: protein MTRAYGGKGRKRKLAEPKYDRQEDQDYHQEDQQPQPKRQEPEQQQQPADNNEELPGIPIAPTELQTDKPNVIFILEKASLEVAKVGKTYQLLNSDEHGHFLRKNNKNPGDYRPDITHQALLSILDSPLNKAGRLRAVYIKTEKGVLIEVKPYVRIPRTFKRFSGVMLELLQKLSISAAGKREKLLRAIKNPVTQYLPLNSRKIGLSYSSDKLVTMRDYVSTIPSNTDLVFVVGAMAHGKIETDYSEDYIAISGYPLSAAYCIARICNALEDLWKIL from the exons ATGACGAGGGCATACGGCGGGAAGGGGCGGAAGCGAAAGCTAGCTGAGCCCAAATACGACCGCCAGGAAGATCAAGATTACCACCAAGAAGACCAGCAACCGCAGCCAAAGCGCCAAGAAccagaacaacaacaacaacccgCTGATAACAACGAAGAACTGCCGGGCATCCCAATTGCCCCAACCGAACTTCAAACTGACAAGCCCAACGTCATCTTCATCCTCGAAAAGGCTTCTTTGGAGGTCGCCAAAGTTGGCAAg ACTTATCAGCTCTTGAACTCGGATGAACATGGCCATTTCCTCCGAAAGAATAACAAGAACCCCGGAGATTATAGGCCTGACATTACGCATCAG GCTCTTCTATCTATTTTGGATAGCCCACTGAATAAGGCTGGGAGGTTGCGTGCAGTATATATAAAGACTGAAAAAGGTGTTCTTATAGAGGTTAAGCCATATGTTCGTATTCCCAGAACATTTAAGCGGTTCTCTGGTGTTATGT TGGAACTGCTGCAAAAATTGAGCATATCTGCTGCTGGCAAGCGTGAGAAGCTTCTACGTGCAATAAAAAACCCTGTAACCCAGTATTTGCCTCTTAACTCTCGAAAAATAG GTCTCTCCTACAGTTCAGACAAGCTGGTAACCATGAGGGACTATGTATCAACTATACCCAGTAATACAGACCTTGTCTTTGTG GTGGGAGCAATGGCCCATGGGAAAATTGAGACAGATTATTCAGAGGACTACATAGCAA TATCTGGATACCCTCTAAGTGCTGCTTACTGTATCGCGAGAATATGTAATGCCCTCGAGGATCTGTGGAAAATATTGTGA